The following coding sequences lie in one Pseudomonas sp. SL4(2022) genomic window:
- a CDS encoding AAA family ATPase encodes MTSLHADEAFLDHYQFTHDPFASRVPGFKFFPAQRKPVLGQLHHLARYSQLLLVVSGPDGSGKTLLRQALVASTNKQAVQSIVVSAKGSSDPASILRQVAQGLQVQRPELPAILAQVGQLALTGQEVYVLVDDAEDLSDAALTSLLSLAVGNAEGRPHVFLFAESQLLLRLEQVAAGDECFHVIELQPYSEDETREYMAQRLEGAGQGIELFSDDQVADIHEQSGGWPGAINQVAREILLDSMLARRGAASRGGFAFSLPRKHLLALCVVAIGILAAWFMQGRVVEDVEAPVIAQLPLGGAVPPAVAVDAAAPAAPAVAPAIQFEGANQPLPLPLVGEAQPVIREPLAQAAGLSGAEESDVAGAATAPELVAEAAPVRSATIPGVPVTPVAPPVAEPVRVAPPVAPVVKPVAPVVAAAPLSKPSVSVAPAKPAASAVGGDWYAAQAGSRFTLQILGARLESGAQAFVKAHGADYHYFKKQHQGKPLYVVTYGSFATREAAQAALRTLPAKVQAGKPWPRNFAGIQQEIAQAR; translated from the coding sequence ATGACAAGTTTGCATGCTGACGAGGCGTTTCTCGATCACTACCAGTTCACTCATGACCCCTTCGCATCGCGAGTGCCAGGGTTCAAGTTCTTTCCAGCGCAGCGCAAGCCGGTATTGGGGCAGCTGCATCACCTGGCGCGCTACAGCCAGTTGTTGTTGGTGGTCAGCGGCCCGGATGGCAGCGGTAAGACGCTGCTGCGTCAGGCGTTGGTAGCGAGTACCAACAAGCAGGCCGTGCAGAGCATTGTGGTTTCTGCGAAGGGCTCTTCTGATCCTGCAAGCATTCTGCGTCAGGTTGCTCAGGGCTTGCAGGTGCAGCGTCCAGAGTTGCCGGCGATTCTGGCGCAGGTCGGTCAGTTGGCGCTGACTGGGCAGGAAGTTTATGTGCTGGTCGATGATGCTGAGGACCTCAGTGATGCCGCGCTGACCAGTCTGTTGAGTTTGGCTGTTGGCAATGCCGAGGGGCGGCCTCACGTCTTTCTGTTCGCCGAGTCGCAGTTGTTGCTGCGTCTTGAGCAGGTTGCTGCGGGCGATGAATGCTTCCACGTCATTGAGCTGCAACCCTATAGCGAAGACGAGACCCGGGAGTACATGGCGCAGCGCCTTGAGGGAGCTGGGCAGGGAATTGAACTCTTCAGTGATGATCAGGTTGCCGACATTCATGAGCAGTCCGGCGGTTGGCCGGGTGCGATTAACCAGGTCGCCCGCGAAATACTGCTGGATTCGATGCTGGCGCGGCGCGGTGCGGCGAGCCGTGGTGGGTTTGCCTTTAGTCTGCCGCGCAAGCATTTGCTGGCGCTGTGTGTCGTCGCTATCGGTATTCTCGCCGCCTGGTTTATGCAGGGACGTGTGGTTGAGGATGTCGAGGCGCCAGTGATTGCGCAGTTGCCCCTGGGCGGCGCTGTGCCACCGGCTGTGGCAGTGGATGCGGCAGCGCCTGCTGCGCCTGCGGTTGCACCTGCTATTCAGTTTGAGGGGGCCAACCAGCCGTTGCCGCTGCCTTTGGTGGGTGAGGCGCAACCGGTGATACGTGAGCCTCTGGCTCAGGCGGCTGGATTGAGCGGTGCGGAGGAGTCAGATGTGGCGGGTGCGGCCACAGCTCCTGAGCTGGTAGCTGAGGCTGCTCCGGTGCGATCTGCGACGATCCCGGGCGTCCCGGTTACGCCAGTTGCACCTCCTGTGGCTGAACCTGTGAGAGTTGCACCGCCGGTCGCTCCGGTGGTCAAGCCCGTGGCGCCAGTTGTTGCTGCTGCGCCATTAAGTAAGCCGTCGGTCTCAGTTGCTCCGGCCAAGCCCGCGGCCTCGGCGGTGGGGGGCGACTGGTATGCAGCCCAGGCTGGTTCGCGTTTTACCCTGCAGATCCTCGGTGCGCGACTGGAAAGTGGTGCGCAGGCTTTTGTAAAAGCCCATGGCGCGGATTACCACTATTTCAAGAAGCAGCATCAGGGTAAGCCGCTGTACGTGGTGACGTATGGCAGCTTTGCAACCCGTGAGGCGGCTCAGGCGGCCTTGCGCACCCTGCCCGCCAAGGTGCAGGCTGGTAAGCCATGGCCGCGCAACTTTGCTGGGATCCAGCAAGAGATTGCTCAGGCGCGCTAG
- the gltB gene encoding glutamate synthase large subunit, whose protein sequence is MKAGLYRPDEFKDNCGFGLIAHMQGEASHHLLQTAIEALTCMTHRGGINADGKTGDGCGLLIQKPDAFLRAMAQQHFAVELPKQYAVGMVFFNQDPVKAEAARANMNREILAAGLSLVGWRKVPIDTSVLGRLALERLPQIEQVFIGGEGLSDQEFAIKLFSARRRSSVANAADSDHYICSFSHKTIIYKGLMMPADLQQFYPDLGDERLQTAICVFHQRFSTNTLPKWPLAQPFRFLAHNGEINTITGNRNWAQARRMKFANDQIFDLDELGPLVNRVGSDSSSMDNMLELMVTGGIDLFRGVRMIIPPAWQNVETMDADLRAFYEYNSMHMEPWDGPAGVVLTDGRYAVCLLDRNGLRPARWVTTKNGYITLASEIGVWNYAPEDVLAKGRVGPGQILAVDTETGQILGSDDIDNRLKSRHPYKQWMRKSAQRIQATLEDRDHGSAFYDVDQLKQYMKMYQVTFEERDQVLRPLGEQGQEAVGSMGDDTPMAVLSQRVRSPYDYFRQQFAQVTNPPIDPLREAIVMSLEICLGAERNIFEESPEHAARVILSSPVISPAKWRALMNLDRPGFERQLIDMNYDESLGLEAAVRNMADQAEEAVRAGKVLLVLSDRHIAPGKLPAHASLVTGAIHHRLTEKGLRCDCNILVETATARDPHHYAVLLGFGASAVYPFLAYEVLGDLIRTGEVLGDLYEVFKHYRKGISKGLLKILSKMGISTVASYRGAQLFEAVGLADDVTELCFRGVASRIKGARFVDIENEQKLLAAEAWNARKSIQQGGLLKFVYGGEYHAYNPDVVNTLQAAVQQGSYEKFKEYTTLVDTRPVSMLRDLLKLKLADQPIALDQVEPLGDILKRFDSAGISLGALSPEAHEAIAEAMNRLGARSNSGEGGEDPARYGTVRSSKIKQVATGRFGVTPEYLVNAEVLQIKVAQGAKPGEGGQLPGGKVNGLIAKLRYAVPGVTLISPPPHHDIYSIEDLAQLIYDLKQVNPAALVSVKLVAEAGVGTIAAGVAKAYADLITISGYDGGTGASPLTSIKYAGAPWELGLAETHQTLRGNDLRGKVRVQTDGGLKTGLDVIKAAILGAESFGFGTAPMIALGCKYLRICHLNNCATGVATQNDKLRKDHFIGTVEMVMNFFTYVAEETREWLAKLGVRSLEELIGRTDLLEMLPGETAKQGHLDLTPLLGSDHIPADKPQFCLVDRNPPFDEGLLAEKMVELAKPAIEAASGAEIDLDICNCDRSIGARVSGEIARKHGNQGMTHAPITFRFKGTAGQSFGVWNAGGLNLYLEGDANDYVGKGMTGGKLVITPPKGSPFKTQDSAIIGNTCLYGATGGKLFAAGTAGERFAVRNSGAHTVVEGTGDHCCEYMTGGFVCVLGKTGYNFGSGMTGGFAYVLDLDNSFYDRVNHELVEIQRINNESMEAYRSHLERVLVEYVQETSSEWGATLLENLDDYLRKFWLVKPKAASLKSLLSSTRANPQ, encoded by the coding sequence ATGAAAGCAGGTTTGTACCGTCCTGATGAGTTCAAGGATAACTGCGGCTTCGGCCTGATCGCCCACATGCAGGGTGAGGCTAGCCATCACCTGCTGCAGACCGCGATTGAAGCCCTGACATGCATGACCCACCGTGGCGGGATTAACGCCGACGGTAAGACCGGTGACGGTTGTGGTCTGCTGATCCAGAAGCCTGATGCTTTCCTGCGGGCTATGGCCCAGCAGCACTTTGCCGTCGAATTGCCCAAGCAGTACGCCGTCGGCATGGTCTTCTTCAACCAAGATCCGGTGAAGGCTGAAGCCGCCCGCGCCAACATGAATCGCGAGATTCTCGCTGCCGGCCTGAGTTTAGTCGGCTGGCGCAAGGTGCCAATCGATACCAGCGTGCTTGGCCGCCTGGCGCTTGAGCGTCTACCGCAGATTGAGCAGGTGTTTATCGGGGGCGAAGGCCTGTCCGATCAGGAATTCGCGATCAAGCTGTTCAGCGCGCGTCGTCGTTCTTCGGTGGCTAACGCTGCGGACAGTGATCACTACATTTGCAGCTTTTCGCACAAGACCATCATCTACAAAGGGTTGATGATGCCGGCCGACCTGCAGCAGTTCTACCCAGACTTGGGTGACGAGCGCCTGCAGACCGCCATTTGCGTATTCCACCAGCGCTTCTCCACCAACACCCTGCCGAAATGGCCGCTGGCGCAGCCGTTCCGCTTCCTGGCGCACAACGGTGAAATCAACACCATCACCGGTAACCGCAACTGGGCGCAGGCGCGCCGCATGAAGTTCGCCAACGACCAGATCTTTGATTTGGATGAGCTCGGCCCGCTGGTCAACCGCGTGGGTTCCGACTCCTCGAGCATGGACAACATGCTCGAGTTGATGGTCACCGGCGGCATCGACCTGTTCCGTGGCGTGCGCATGATCATTCCGCCAGCCTGGCAGAACGTCGAAACCATGGACGCCGATCTGCGTGCGTTCTACGAATACAACTCCATGCACATGGAGCCCTGGGATGGCCCGGCCGGTGTGGTACTCACCGATGGCCGTTACGCCGTGTGCTTGCTTGACCGTAACGGCCTGCGTCCGGCGCGCTGGGTTACGACCAAGAACGGCTACATCACCCTGGCGTCGGAAATCGGCGTGTGGAACTACGCGCCCGAAGACGTCTTGGCCAAGGGCCGCGTCGGGCCGGGTCAGATCCTCGCCGTGGACACCGAAACCGGGCAGATCCTCGGCAGCGACGACATCGACAACCGCCTGAAGTCGCGCCACCCCTACAAGCAGTGGATGCGCAAGAGTGCCCAGCGCATTCAGGCGACTCTGGAAGACCGTGACCATGGTTCGGCGTTCTACGATGTCGATCAGCTCAAGCAGTACATGAAGATGTACCAGGTCACCTTCGAGGAGCGTGATCAGGTGCTGCGCCCGCTGGGCGAGCAGGGCCAGGAAGCCGTCGGTTCCATGGGTGACGACACGCCGATGGCCGTGCTCAGCCAGCGCGTACGTTCACCGTATGACTACTTCCGCCAGCAGTTCGCGCAGGTCACCAACCCGCCGATCGACCCGCTGCGTGAAGCCATCGTCATGTCGCTGGAGATCTGCCTCGGTGCCGAGCGCAATATCTTCGAAGAGTCACCTGAGCACGCTGCGCGGGTGATTCTCAGCAGCCCGGTGATTTCGCCGGCCAAGTGGCGCGCCTTGATGAACCTGGATCGCCCGGGCTTCGAGCGTCAGCTGATCGACATGAACTACGACGAGTCGCTCGGCCTGGAAGCCGCCGTGCGCAACATGGCCGATCAGGCTGAAGAAGCCGTGCGCGCCGGTAAGGTGCTGCTGGTGCTGTCGGACCGTCATATCGCCCCAGGCAAGCTGCCGGCCCACGCCTCGCTGGTGACCGGTGCGATTCACCACCGTCTGACCGAGAAAGGCCTGCGTTGTGACTGCAACATCCTGGTCGAAACTGCGACCGCTCGCGATCCGCATCACTATGCCGTGCTGCTCGGCTTCGGCGCGTCGGCGGTTTATCCGTTCCTGGCTTACGAAGTGCTGGGCGACCTGATCCGCACTGGCGAAGTGCTCGGCGATCTGTATGAAGTGTTCAAGCACTACCGCAAAGGCATCTCCAAAGGCCTGCTGAAGATCCTGTCGAAGATGGGTATCTCCACTGTTGCTTCTTATCGTGGTGCGCAGCTGTTCGAAGCGGTCGGCCTGGCCGATGACGTCACCGAACTGTGCTTCCGCGGTGTGGCCAGCCGCATCAAGGGCGCGCGCTTCGTCGATATCGAAAACGAGCAGAAGCTGCTCGCGGCCGAAGCCTGGAACGCGCGCAAGTCGATCCAGCAAGGCGGCTTGCTCAAGTTCGTTTACGGCGGCGAGTACCACGCCTACAACCCGGATGTGGTCAACACCCTGCAGGCGGCGGTGCAGCAAGGTAGCTACGAAAAATTCAAGGAATACACCACGCTGGTCGACACCCGTCCGGTGTCGATGCTGCGCGACCTGCTTAAACTGAAGCTGGCCGACCAGCCAATCGCGCTGGATCAGGTTGAGCCACTGGGCGATATCCTTAAGCGCTTTGACTCTGCTGGGATTTCCCTCGGCGCGTTGTCGCCGGAAGCGCACGAAGCCATTGCTGAGGCGATGAACCGTCTGGGCGCACGCTCCAACTCCGGTGAGGGCGGTGAAGACCCGGCCCGTTACGGCACCGTGCGCAGCTCGAAGATCAAGCAGGTGGCCACCGGCCGTTTTGGCGTGACCCCGGAATACCTGGTCAACGCCGAAGTGCTGCAGATCAAGGTGGCTCAGGGCGCCAAGCCCGGCGAGGGTGGCCAGCTGCCGGGCGGCAAGGTCAACGGTCTGATCGCCAAACTGCGTTATGCCGTGCCGGGCGTGACCCTGATTTCGCCACCGCCGCACCACGACATCTATTCCATCGAAGACCTGGCGCAGCTGATCTATGACCTCAAGCAGGTCAACCCGGCCGCGCTGGTTTCGGTCAAGCTGGTGGCGGAAGCCGGTGTCGGCACCATCGCCGCCGGTGTTGCCAAGGCCTATGCCGACCTGATCACCATCTCCGGTTACGACGGTGGCACCGGTGCATCGCCGCTGACCTCGATCAAGTACGCCGGTGCGCCGTGGGAACTCGGCCTGGCCGAAACCCACCAAACCCTGCGCGGCAACGACCTGCGCGGCAAGGTGCGGGTACAGACTGACGGTGGCTTGAAGACCGGCCTCGACGTGATCAAGGCCGCCATCCTTGGCGCCGAAAGCTTCGGCTTCGGTACTGCGCCGATGATCGCTCTGGGCTGTAAATACCTGCGCATCTGTCACCTGAACAACTGCGCCACCGGCGTGGCGACGCAGAACGACAAGCTGCGCAAGGATCACTTCATCGGCACCGTCGAAATGGTGATGAACTTCTTCACCTATGTGGCCGAAGAAACCCGTGAGTGGCTGGCCAAGCTGGGTGTTCGCAGCCTGGAAGAGCTGATCGGGCGTACCGATCTTCTGGAAATGCTGCCGGGCGAAACTGCCAAGCAGGGTCATCTTGACCTGACGCCGCTGCTCGGCAGCGACCACATTCCTGCCGACAAGCCGCAGTTCTGCCTGGTTGATCGCAACCCGCCGTTCGACGAAGGCCTGCTGGCTGAGAAAATGGTTGAGTTGGCCAAGCCGGCAATCGAGGCTGCCAGTGGCGCTGAGATTGATCTGGACATCTGCAACTGCGACCGTTCCATCGGTGCCCGTGTCTCCGGCGAAATTGCCCGCAAACACGGTAACCAGGGTATGACCCATGCACCGATTACCTTCCGCTTCAAAGGCACTGCGGGCCAGAGCTTCGGCGTGTGGAACGCCGGTGGCCTGAACCTGTACCTGGAAGGCGATGCCAACGACTACGTCGGCAAGGGCATGACCGGTGGCAAACTGGTGATCACCCCGCCGAAAGGCAGCCCGTTCAAGACCCAGGACAGTGCCATCATCGGTAACACCTGCCTGTACGGCGCCACTGGCGGCAAGCTGTTCGCAGCCGGTACTGCGGGCGAACGTTTCGCCGTGCGTAACTCCGGTGCGCACACGGTGGTGGAAGGCACGGGCGACCATTGCTGCGAATACATGACCGGCGGCTTTGTCTGCGTACTGGGCAAAACCGGCTACAACTTCGGTTCTGGCATGACCGGCGGT